Genomic segment of Bacteroides stercoris ATCC 43183:
AAACGGTTACTGTGGCGTCACCGGGATAAGCCTTTTGCATCATTAGGGCAGCCATGGGTTTGCCTACGATATTGCTGCGCCCCAGTACAACGCATTTCTTTCCGGAAGTTTCTATTTTGTATCTTTTCAGCAATTCGAGAATTCCGTTAGGAGTTGCGGAAACGTAACAAGGCAATCCTATGGACATACGTCCTACATTGATAGGATGGAAGCCATCCACATCTTTGCGGTAGTCGATTGTTTCAATCACTTTTTGTTCCGATATATGTTTTGGCAAAGGCAGCTGGACGATAAAACCGTCTACATCTGCATCCTCATTCAGTTCGCGCACTTTCGCCAGCAGCTCTTCTTCCGTTACATCTGTCTCATAACGAATGAGCGAGGACTTGAATCCGCATGCTTCACAAGCTTTTACTTTGGCTGCTACATAGGTTTCGCTGCCACCGTCGTGTCCTACAAGGATAGCTGCTAAATGCGGGCGTTTTCCGCCGCGCTCCACTATCTCAGCTACTTCTGTTGCAATTTCCTGTTTTACCTGTTCGGAAATTGTTTTTCCGTCAATTAGTGTCATATTCAAAATTATTGTATTGGTTATTATTTACATGGCATTATTCGCAAAAATAGGTCAAATAACCGAATAAAGCAAAAATCCCGCTGACTTCATTCGAACTATGAAATTAGCGGGATTTATATGCAGGATATTTTTCTTTCTTATCGTTTCAGTTTCGGCATCATCTTGCCCATTTTGCTGCCGGTCACCATTTTCATCATTTTACGGGTCTGGTCGAACTGTTTCAGCAAACGGTTTACTTCCTGAATGTTCGTGCCGCTGCCTTTGGCGATACGCTGGCGGCGCGAGCCGTTTAGGATGGCCGGGTTGCTGCGTTCTTCCGGAGTCATGGAGTAGATAATCGCTTCGATGCTTTTGAAAGCATTGTCGTCAATATCGATATCCTTGATAGCTTTGCCTACCCCCGGTATCATGGAAGCGAGTTCTTTCAAGTTACCCATTTTCTTGATTTGTGCAATCTGGCTCAGGAAGTCGTTGAAGTCAAACTGGTTCTTCGCAATTTTCTTTTGCAGACGTTTGGCTTCTTCTTCATCATATTGTTCTTGTGCACGCTCTACCAATGACACGATGTCGCCCATACCCAGAATACGGTCTGCCATACGGGCAGGGTGGAATTGGTCGATAGCGTCCAGTTTTTCGCCGGTTCCTACAAACTTGATAGGCTTGTTTACTACAGTACGGATAGAAAGGGCGGCACCACCGCGAGTGTCACCGTCCAACTTGGTCAATACCACACCATTGAAGTCCAGACGTTCGTTGAATTCTTTGGCTGTGTTTACGGCATCCTGTCCGGTCATGGAATCCACTACGAACAAGATTTCATTCGGATTGATGGCGGATTTGATGGCGGCGATTTCGTTCATCATCTCTTCGTCTACGGCCAGACGACCGGCTGTATCGACGAT
This window contains:
- the folD gene encoding bifunctional methylenetetrahydrofolate dehydrogenase/methenyltetrahydrofolate cyclohydrolase FolD, with the protein product MTLIDGKTISEQVKQEIATEVAEIVERGGKRPHLAAILVGHDGGSETYVAAKVKACEACGFKSSLIRYETDVTEEELLAKVRELNEDADVDGFIVQLPLPKHISEQKVIETIDYRKDVDGFHPINVGRMSIGLPCYVSATPNGILELLKRYKIETSGKKCVVLGRSNIVGKPMAALMMQKAYPGDATVTVCHSRSKDLVKECQEADIIIAAMGQPNFVKAEMVKEGAVVIDVGTTRVPDATRKSGFKLTGDVKFDEVAPKCSFITPVPGGVGPMTIVSLMKNTLLAGKKAIYQ
- the ffh gene encoding signal recognition particle protein, yielding MFDNLSERLERSFKILKGEGKITEINVAETLKDVRKALLDADVNYKVAKSFTDTVKEKALGQNVLTAVKPSQLMVKIVHDELTQLMGGETAEINIDSKPAVILMSGLQGSGKTTFSGKLARMLKTKKNRKPLLVACDVYRPAAIEQLRVLAEQIEVPMYSEPDSKDPVSIAQNAIQEAKAKGYDLVIVDTAGRLAVDEEMMNEIAAIKSAINPNEILFVVDSMTGQDAVNTAKEFNERLDFNGVVLTKLDGDTRGGAALSIRTVVNKPIKFVGTGEKLDAIDQFHPARMADRILGMGDIVSLVERAQEQYDEEEAKRLQKKIAKNQFDFNDFLSQIAQIKKMGNLKELASMIPGVGKAIKDIDIDDNAFKSIEAIIYSMTPEERSNPAILNGSRRQRIAKGSGTNIQEVNRLLKQFDQTRKMMKMVTGSKMGKMMPKLKR